One genomic window of Leptotrichia shahii includes the following:
- a CDS encoding autotransporter-associated N-terminal domain-containing protein, translating into MSNNLRQAKKDLKAFAKRAKDVKYTESLLFSYLITGMITFSIGLNTSSNVLYERMNKELVMSADKTRTAIKKKKKANEEAVEELNLELVQLMEQGDQVVKSPWSSWQFGANTFISSSNGTYKGRGDKAEKYLFNGIYNRGNWSETGILSNRRKSYMTSSPGNSTIGKQSYGLASLLHVQEPEVEIQIMANVRPKSVFKEEIAINPQIDMPREVVRPNINLNVTSPITAPTIILPTLNPVTIEVPNPQEPATPATVTAPSISMNLSAPTIAVNITPPSLSMNVTAPTPTVNTLTIIPPDISEVSAISVTKPTAPSVTPPNPTANPIVFSIPQLESYGNTITADNTMNSNKNLLDPSYRLSKAASGHHKAIGEYMTNSGYFYSGENTEMHVDITKQRAITLDPGLPQIKGGGHNPNYSFENKGKIYLEVMEVAGIEVQPDTWNNPQVTGINGSTGLISGNKSLQVALLFTDEGTGSSTTNKHTLRNEGEISLSGNISAGFATSDFKSGVSVSTIAINNGNVNISGDNSHGMVVSKTTNALGPDSSFVNNGTIKVTGNDSGGMTVLGKIQGGATNNGIITIAAKNSFGLYSQVDSNVKNAVNGNINIENGSKGSMGIRVGNASATNMKNEGTITINSTDGKNIGVYSSSAKFVNEGKIKVNGANENIGMYFNGTTGTTGNQGTITVAGNKVYGVILNNATFENEKKIEVTSDGTDSIGLYLSNGSAATNKNGATISNAAYHAVVQNTGTFTNAGVVSVEAGGKVGLYSENGTFTNASNGEIKSSNGGIAIFTSGSTGTVEGTVTVGDSGTSTGIGVYSDGPTTSTTFQGNAVLSLGERTVGLYSSKASNFGTAFTITNLSTSIGKKSVFAYFGNTGNTADDTVDITNTTLQNLTVSSMGENSAVFYGAKNTTINIDGNITADSTKFSNINDSAQFLVSDDGKVNINSSKILTSGFKTTISGLNGAVVTNDGKLILSGKDGAIGIYSNASKVTNNNIISTANNSSIAIYGKESSTLTNSGTGKITTSGTSSVGILANSSIVSNATGGEITTSGTGSAGIYGITNSTIENSGNITTEETGSAGIYADNSDVTNETTGKITSKKGSSAGIYSTSTSAKNVKNKGTIEVGVAGSTETQNVGIYAEGNQNVENDGNINIHIGNSIGVYGKGANVAIENKKKITSDALASDAIGIMSEKAKVTNFAGSEIKLQGKKSVGIYGKESEIENSGDILLTDTTAASASVGILANKGSATNKGNIEMNGGASAGMLGLNGATISNDAATGKITITGDKSAGIYVENSSPSNAGTISVESNKSAGIFAKISDAASRTITNTGKIELKGTGKTKSAGMYVEIESTAAGTTTLQNEKDIIVGQEESAAMYLKNNAGEGAGTVINETPNGKIDLDVKSTVGIFVDKAKGKNKNIINVKKENSAGMYGSNDSNITNEKTINVSHENSAGMYASDSNATNTADGTITLTGSAGATSGSAAMYGKLTSSSKKDYSILNEGIINLTNVIKNVGIYGESVSGAPKKLTLQNNKEINIAAGSPQSVGIFASNDANNNADKIEAINSATGTITVNSEESIGISAVKSTVNNSGTITMNDKKSAGIYGKSGSEVTNNNKIEIKEEQSAGIYLENSNAVNAAAGTIDVYKGASAGIYGKFTKDATENNTIENSGTITLKDTAGQVKSAGIYGELEAAASKTLTIENKNIIDVSMKESVGIFAKNATGSRGNLTADNTGEIKVNSEKSVGMLSDNSVINNKNKITVNNKEAVGMYGKNGSEIKNHKGATIEILSTGESAIGIYATGKNTTTSNITEGVNEGTVTVKGKKGTGMLATDKAKITNNREITGTAESVIGMYGVDDETAVINAKNATIKLTGEKSTGIFSKDDATAENSGTINLTSSSKNSVGMFGSASAAGKKITLTNTADGVINVESESSTGMFTKNNGNLADSTIKNEGTINLKQKSTVGIYTPKSNITKVGTIILNDDADSSVAVYLKDEATVTDTTTGTINLGTKNQNRVAYYIKGTSASDTGKINGANIGNISGYGVGVYLDGGILNSSTSKLDYTTGSNTGNGIIGLLMKGATADISGYNQGIKVGNSVLGGSNDFYAIGIYTDGQGSSGSPKAISTSITAGANGVGLFAENSSHIKYAGTMNIGDNTTAGTGIYIGNGGDGTKASTVTIDSGADIKLNGVNGVGAIVTTNATVNFETGAKIQFGGDGVGIFGQKGAVINDNGGTLVTNGHSVERTRVTEGSSVTSSDLTVALGNALDTGNILSHVINGEAILQTGVTVEAKSATKNIIGLMADGNSNPALTWVGTAGYDAENKGKLDLSNAQTSTAMYLDSARGLNSKDILVGNKSTGIYGIYKNTTAGYIGAPAGFKNEGIITTTAGSKITIGDESSAIYSIGFDKVENNGSIAGGDKSVGIYAKNTAASSKNIDVVNTGDITLGKGSAGIYIAPETANASNATVVNSGNITVGDSTLDASGNVESTSVGIFVRNKTNLTTTGDVTVGNKGFALYGNDSTLTVNGGNYNFANNGSLAYLENNAMLNYNNAGTLTTSSEPMLYIINSKAQMNNNDIIVSSKGTGIYMTGTSAFGGWNNMILNNGSTGIYVDNSNAAIDGKKITGTSDKAKGIVSINSNVMNKADMEFSSDDSIGIFSQNKSGVAKSILNNGNIDITGKRSIAAYLEGTSDQTFENSGTINVDRTATSVKNDSTVGIYAQNGSTINIKNSGTINVGEASFGVYSLSENGNVETAGSSIINVADKAIGVYKKGGSVNLGGTVNVANHIAADANSEPVGVYGTSGVTINDTTANFTVGDKSYGVILSNPGMSRTNVYSNSASSNVTLGKEATFIYAEGASRVTNNAAITSGTNGKIIAIYGKDGANIVNNGMIDLSQGLGNQGILVTGASNAVNRGVIKVGKTDKTDPDNIIYGIGMAAVGGASISNERDIHVRGNLSIGMYGDDRGTILRNSGNIYLDPSSATASDKVQTMMGVFVNNGAKFVNTGNITTTGSYHGNDNIQGLVGVAVLNGSTLENYGKIDIDADSSYGVLIKGTSSNKSIIKNYGEINISGLKSYGVRYDADSQGVSGDLPVGTAATPVNVLPSLSSGTGTITSANGAKDYYAPTDPSKTLGGVGIVQLPNGRLAIQRNGVTLDDSQVQTIDYATPQTNYAFSNFGVYVDTLGRTRPINVNGANSIGINSDLLIGTEFSVLTNAKDVIIGKQILQPFLNQINAGIFNFTPYSASLTWMATPEVDPSTQQITRVLMTKIPYTAFVSTTSNEFNFTDGLEQRYDVNSLDSREKGLFNKLNTIGNSEEALLAQSIDEMMGHQYGNVQQRIFETGNLLNKEFGYLRNEWDTKSKNSNKIKAFGMKGEYKTDTAGIIDYKNKSYGFAYLNENETIKLGESAGWYAGAVRNKFDFSDIGGSKEEQNIVKAGIFKSMPLGKDHNNNLNWTVSAEGFVGTGEMKRKFLVVDDIFEAKSEYHSYGFGLKNELRKNIRTSERTSISPYGSLKFEYGRFDGIKEDTGQMRLEIKANDYYSIKPEIGVEFKYQQPMAVKTNFVAKLGLAYENELGKVGDVNNQGRVRYTTAGWFDIRGEKDDRRGNGKADLNLGIENTRFGVTVNAGYDTKGENVRGGIGFRVIY; encoded by the coding sequence ATGAGCAACAATTTAAGACAAGCAAAAAAAGATTTAAAAGCATTTGCTAAAAGGGCAAAGGATGTAAAATATACAGAATCATTACTGTTCTCATACTTAATAACAGGAATGATAACTTTTTCAATTGGTTTAAATACATCTTCAAATGTCCTTTATGAGCGAATGAATAAAGAGCTGGTAATGTCAGCAGATAAGACACGTACTGCAATTAAGAAAAAGAAAAAAGCGAATGAAGAAGCAGTAGAAGAATTAAATTTAGAATTAGTTCAATTAATGGAACAAGGAGATCAAGTTGTAAAATCTCCATGGAGTTCGTGGCAATTTGGTGCAAATACCTTTATATCAAGCAGCAATGGTACTTACAAAGGAAGAGGGGATAAAGCTGAAAAATATTTATTTAATGGTATTTATAACCGTGGGAACTGGTCGGAAACTGGAATTTTATCAAACAGAAGAAAAAGCTATATGACGTCTTCACCTGGTAATTCGACAATAGGAAAGCAGTCTTATGGACTAGCTTCATTGTTACACGTTCAAGAGCCTGAAGTGGAAATTCAGATAATGGCAAACGTACGTCCAAAATCAGTATTTAAAGAGGAAATCGCAATAAATCCTCAAATTGACATGCCAAGGGAAGTTGTACGTCCGAATATTAATTTGAACGTAACTTCACCAATAACAGCCCCTACAATTATACTTCCTACTCTAAATCCTGTGACAATTGAAGTACCGAATCCACAGGAGCCCGCTACACCAGCTACAGTAACTGCTCCAAGTATTAGTATGAATTTGTCAGCACCAACAATAGCTGTAAATATTACACCGCCATCACTAAGTATGAATGTAACAGCACCGACTCCAACTGTAAATACATTAACAATTATTCCTCCAGATATTTCAGAAGTTAGTGCAATTAGTGTTACTAAACCTACTGCTCCAAGTGTTACACCACCAAATCCGACAGCTAATCCTATAGTTTTTAGTATTCCACAATTGGAATCGTATGGAAATACCATAACAGCTGACAATACAATGAATTCTAATAAAAATTTACTTGATCCTAGTTACAGGTTAAGTAAAGCAGCCTCTGGTCATCATAAAGCTATTGGAGAATATATGACTAACAGTGGTTATTTTTATTCAGGTGAAAATACAGAGATGCATGTTGATATAACGAAACAAAGGGCAATAACATTAGATCCTGGTCTTCCTCAAATTAAAGGAGGAGGTCATAATCCTAATTATTCATTTGAAAATAAAGGTAAAATATATTTAGAAGTAATGGAAGTTGCAGGAATTGAAGTACAGCCAGATACATGGAATAATCCGCAAGTTACCGGCATAAATGGTTCGACAGGTCTTATAAGCGGGAATAAATCATTACAAGTGGCTCTTTTGTTTACAGACGAAGGAACAGGAAGCAGTACTACAAATAAACATACATTAAGAAATGAAGGAGAAATAAGTTTAAGTGGAAATATTTCAGCAGGATTTGCAACTAGTGATTTCAAGAGCGGTGTAAGCGTGAGTACTATAGCAATTAATAATGGGAATGTAAATATTAGTGGAGATAATAGTCACGGTATGGTTGTTTCAAAAACAACAAATGCTTTAGGACCTGATTCAAGTTTTGTGAATAATGGAACAATTAAGGTTACTGGAAACGATTCGGGTGGTATGACAGTACTTGGTAAAATCCAAGGTGGAGCTACTAATAATGGAATAATTACGATAGCTGCTAAAAATTCGTTTGGACTTTATTCACAAGTAGACTCTAATGTGAAAAATGCTGTAAATGGAAATATTAATATTGAAAATGGCTCTAAAGGAAGTATGGGTATAAGAGTTGGAAATGCTTCAGCAACAAATATGAAAAATGAAGGTACGATTACTATTAACAGTACAGATGGTAAAAATATTGGAGTTTATTCAAGTTCAGCAAAGTTTGTTAATGAAGGTAAAATTAAAGTAAATGGAGCAAATGAAAATATTGGAATGTACTTTAACGGAACGACTGGAACTACAGGAAATCAAGGAACAATAACAGTTGCGGGAAATAAAGTATATGGTGTAATCTTAAATAATGCGACATTTGAGAATGAAAAAAAGATAGAAGTAACATCAGATGGTACTGACTCTATTGGGTTATATCTTTCAAACGGATCTGCTGCAACAAATAAAAATGGTGCAACTATTTCAAATGCTGCATATCATGCTGTTGTACAAAATACAGGAACATTTACAAACGCTGGAGTTGTATCTGTTGAAGCAGGTGGAAAAGTAGGCTTATATTCAGAAAATGGAACATTTACAAATGCAAGTAATGGAGAAATAAAATCTAGTAATGGTGGAATTGCAATATTTACTAGCGGCTCTACTGGAACTGTTGAAGGTACAGTTACAGTTGGAGATTCAGGAACTAGCACTGGAATCGGAGTATATTCAGATGGACCTACTACAAGTACTACTTTTCAGGGTAATGCAGTGTTAAGTTTGGGAGAAAGAACAGTTGGACTTTATTCATCTAAGGCTAGTAATTTTGGAACAGCTTTCACGATAACAAATCTTAGTACTTCGATTGGTAAAAAATCTGTGTTCGCTTACTTTGGAAATACTGGGAATACAGCAGATGATACTGTAGATATAACAAACACTACGTTACAAAATTTAACTGTTTCAAGTATGGGTGAAAATTCAGCTGTATTTTATGGTGCGAAAAATACGACTATAAATATTGATGGAAATATAACAGCTGACAGTACGAAATTTTCTAATATTAATGATTCAGCACAATTTTTAGTGTCTGATGATGGAAAAGTTAATATTAATTCATCAAAAATCTTGACTTCTGGATTTAAAACGACAATTTCAGGATTAAATGGAGCTGTTGTAACAAATGATGGAAAACTTATATTATCAGGAAAAGACGGGGCTATAGGAATTTATTCCAATGCTTCAAAAGTGACAAATAATAATATAATATCAACTGCAAATAACAGTTCGATCGCAATTTATGGAAAAGAAAGTTCAACATTGACAAATAGTGGTACTGGGAAAATAACAACTTCTGGAACTTCATCAGTTGGAATACTGGCAAATAGCAGTATAGTAAGTAATGCTACTGGTGGAGAAATAACAACTTCTGGAACAGGATCAGCGGGAATTTATGGAATAACAAATTCGACAATTGAAAATTCTGGAAATATAACTACAGAAGAAACAGGATCAGCAGGAATTTATGCGGATAACAGTGATGTTACAAATGAAACAACAGGGAAAATAACTTCTAAAAAAGGAAGTTCAGCAGGAATTTATTCAACATCTACATCTGCAAAAAATGTTAAAAATAAAGGAACTATAGAAGTTGGAGTGGCAGGTTCTACTGAAACTCAAAATGTTGGAATTTATGCAGAAGGTAATCAGAATGTAGAAAATGATGGAAACATAAATATTCATATAGGCAATTCGATTGGTGTCTATGGTAAGGGTGCTAATGTTGCAATTGAAAATAAGAAAAAAATAACTTCAGATGCTTTGGCTTCAGATGCGATAGGAATAATGTCAGAAAAAGCAAAAGTAACTAATTTCGCAGGTTCTGAAATAAAATTACAAGGGAAAAAATCAGTTGGAATTTATGGTAAGGAATCTGAAATCGAAAATAGCGGAGATATTTTACTTACTGATACAACAGCTGCTTCGGCTTCAGTTGGAATTTTGGCAAATAAAGGAAGTGCTACAAATAAAGGAAATATAGAAATGAACGGTGGAGCTTCTGCTGGAATGCTAGGGTTAAATGGAGCAACTATTTCAAATGATGCTGCAACTGGAAAAATTACAATAACTGGAGATAAGTCAGCAGGAATCTATGTAGAAAATTCATCGCCTTCAAATGCAGGAACTATAAGTGTTGAAAGTAATAAATCAGCAGGAATCTTTGCAAAAATTTCAGATGCTGCTTCAAGAACTATTACGAATACAGGAAAGATTGAGTTAAAAGGAACAGGTAAGACAAAATCAGCAGGAATGTATGTAGAAATTGAAAGTACAGCGGCAGGAACTACAACATTGCAAAATGAAAAGGATATAATTGTTGGGCAAGAAGAGTCAGCTGCTATGTATTTAAAAAATAACGCTGGAGAAGGTGCAGGAACTGTAATAAATGAAACTCCAAACGGAAAAATTGACTTGGATGTTAAGAGTACAGTTGGAATTTTTGTTGATAAAGCTAAAGGAAAAAATAAAAATATAATAAATGTAAAAAAAGAAAATTCAGCAGGAATGTATGGAAGCAATGACTCCAACATAACTAATGAAAAAACAATAAATGTTTCACATGAAAATTCAGCAGGAATGTATGCTTCAGATTCAAATGCAACAAATACAGCTGATGGAACAATAACATTGACGGGATCTGCTGGAGCGACTAGCGGTTCGGCAGCAATGTATGGAAAATTAACAAGTTCATCCAAAAAAGATTATTCAATCTTAAATGAAGGAATAATAAATCTGACAAATGTTATTAAGAATGTTGGAATATATGGTGAATCTGTAAGTGGAGCACCTAAAAAATTGACATTACAGAATAATAAGGAAATAAATATTGCTGCTGGAAGTCCACAATCAGTTGGAATATTCGCTTCAAATGATGCTAATAATAATGCAGATAAAATAGAAGCTATTAATAGTGCCACTGGAACAATAACAGTAAATTCAGAAGAATCAATTGGAATTTCAGCTGTAAAAAGTACGGTTAACAATAGTGGAACAATTACTATGAATGATAAAAAGTCGGCAGGAATTTATGGTAAGTCTGGATCGGAAGTAACTAATAATAATAAAATAGAAATTAAAGAAGAGCAATCTGCAGGAATTTACCTTGAAAACAGTAATGCAGTAAATGCAGCGGCAGGAACTATTGATGTGTATAAAGGTGCTTCGGCAGGAATTTATGGTAAATTTACAAAAGATGCAACAGAAAATAATACAATAGAAAATAGTGGAACAATTACTTTAAAAGATACCGCTGGACAAGTAAAAAGTGCAGGAATTTATGGAGAGCTAGAAGCAGCTGCGTCTAAAACATTAACTATAGAAAATAAAAATATAATAGATGTCAGCATGAAAGAATCAGTTGGAATATTTGCTAAAAATGCTACTGGCAGCAGAGGGAATTTAACTGCAGATAATACAGGAGAAATCAAAGTAAATTCTGAAAAATCAGTTGGAATGCTTTCAGATAATTCAGTAATAAACAATAAAAATAAAATAACAGTAAATAATAAAGAAGCCGTTGGAATGTATGGGAAAAATGGTTCAGAAATAAAGAACCATAAAGGTGCAACAATAGAAATATTGTCAACTGGAGAGAGTGCGATAGGAATTTACGCTACAGGTAAAAATACCACTACATCGAACATTACTGAAGGTGTAAATGAGGGAACTGTTACTGTAAAAGGTAAAAAGGGAACAGGAATGCTTGCAACTGATAAAGCTAAAATAACAAATAACAGAGAGATAACAGGAACAGCGGAATCAGTAATTGGAATGTACGGCGTTGATGATGAAACAGCAGTTATAAATGCAAAAAATGCTACTATAAAATTGACTGGTGAAAAGTCAACAGGAATATTCTCAAAAGATGATGCAACAGCAGAAAATTCAGGGACTATAAATTTAACCTCTTCTTCTAAAAATTCAGTTGGAATGTTTGGTTCGGCAAGTGCCGCTGGTAAGAAAATCACCCTGACAAATACAGCAGATGGTGTAATTAATGTAGAATCTGAAAGCTCTACAGGAATGTTTACAAAAAATAATGGTAATTTGGCTGATTCAACTATAAAAAATGAAGGAACAATAAATTTAAAACAAAAAAGCACAGTTGGAATTTATACTCCAAAATCTAATATAACAAAAGTCGGAACAATAATATTAAATGATGATGCAGATTCTTCAGTAGCTGTTTATCTAAAAGATGAGGCAACAGTAACTGACACAACTACAGGAACAATTAATCTAGGCACAAAAAATCAAAACAGAGTTGCATACTATATCAAAGGGACAAGTGCTTCAGATACAGGAAAAATTAATGGAGCAAATATTGGAAACATAAGTGGATATGGAGTTGGAGTTTATCTTGATGGAGGAATATTGAATTCAAGCACATCAAAATTAGACTACACTACTGGTTCTAATACTGGTAATGGAATAATCGGACTTCTTATGAAGGGTGCAACTGCCGATATTTCAGGTTATAACCAAGGAATAAAAGTAGGAAACTCTGTATTAGGTGGATCAAATGATTTTTATGCAATAGGAATTTATACTGATGGGCAAGGATCATCTGGAAGCCCTAAGGCAATATCAACATCAATAACTGCAGGAGCAAATGGAGTTGGATTATTTGCTGAAAATAGCAGCCATATTAAATATGCAGGAACTATGAATATAGGAGATAACACAACAGCTGGAACTGGTATTTATATTGGAAATGGTGGAGATGGAACCAAAGCTTCAACAGTAACAATTGATAGTGGTGCGGATATTAAACTGAACGGAGTAAATGGAGTTGGAGCAATAGTTACTACTAATGCAACTGTTAATTTTGAAACTGGAGCGAAAATTCAATTTGGCGGTGATGGAGTAGGTATATTTGGACAAAAAGGTGCTGTTATTAATGATAATGGTGGAACATTGGTTACTAATGGACACTCTGTAGAAAGAACAAGGGTTACTGAAGGAAGTTCTGTAACTTCAAGTGATTTGACAGTTGCACTTGGAAATGCACTAGATACAGGAAATATACTTTCTCACGTTATAAATGGAGAGGCTATTTTACAAACAGGAGTTACAGTTGAGGCAAAATCAGCAACTAAGAATATTATTGGACTTATGGCAGATGGAAATAGCAATCCTGCGTTAACTTGGGTTGGAACTGCTGGATATGATGCTGAAAATAAAGGAAAATTAGATTTGTCAAATGCTCAGACAAGTACGGCTATGTACCTTGATTCAGCAAGAGGGCTTAATTCAAAAGATATTCTTGTAGGAAATAAATCAACTGGAATCTATGGAATTTATAAAAACACAACTGCAGGCTATATTGGAGCACCTGCTGGATTTAAAAATGAAGGTATAATTACAACGACTGCTGGTTCTAAAATAACAATTGGAGATGAATCTTCTGCTATTTACTCAATTGGATTTGATAAAGTTGAAAATAATGGAAGTATAGCTGGTGGAGATAAATCAGTTGGAATTTATGCAAAAAATACAGCTGCAAGCAGTAAGAATATAGATGTGGTAAATACAGGAGATATTACGTTAGGAAAAGGTTCAGCTGGAATTTACATTGCGCCAGAAACTGCAAATGCTTCCAATGCGACAGTTGTAAATAGCGGAAATATCACGGTTGGGGATTCTACATTGGATGCAAGTGGAAATGTTGAATCTACTTCAGTTGGAATATTTGTAAGAAATAAAACAAATTTGACAACTACTGGAGATGTAACAGTTGGAAATAAAGGATTTGCATTGTATGGAAATGATTCGACATTGACTGTAAACGGCGGAAATTATAACTTTGCAAATAATGGAAGTTTGGCATATTTGGAAAATAATGCTATGTTAAATTATAATAATGCTGGAACATTGACAACTTCTTCAGAACCAATGTTATACATTATTAACAGTAAGGCACAAATGAATAATAATGATATTATTGTATCTTCAAAAGGAACTGGAATTTATATGACAGGAACATCTGCTTTTGGTGGATGGAATAATATGATATTAAATAATGGTTCTACAGGAATTTATGTGGATAATTCAAATGCTGCAATAGATGGTAAGAAAATAACAGGTACATCTGACAAGGCAAAAGGAATTGTTTCAATAAATTCAAATGTTATGAATAAAGCAGATATGGAGTTCTCTAGTGATGATTCAATTGGAATTTTCTCACAAAATAAATCAGGTGTGGCAAAATCAATTTTAAATAATGGAAATATTGATATTACTGGAAAACGTTCAATTGCAGCGTATTTGGAAGGAACATCGGATCAGACATTTGAAAACAGTGGAACGATAAATGTGGATAGAACTGCAACGTCTGTTAAGAATGATTCTACTGTCGGAATTTACGCACAAAATGGATCGACAATTAATATTAAAAACAGTGGAACAATAAATGTTGGAGAGGCTTCATTTGGAGTTTATTCGCTTAGTGAAAATGGAAATGTGGAAACTGCAGGAAGTTCTATAATCAATGTTGCAGATAAGGCTATTGGTGTGTATAAAAAAGGAGGAAGTGTTAATCTAGGCGGAACAGTCAATGTTGCAAATCATATTGCAGCAGATGCTAATAGTGAGCCTGTTGGAGTTTATGGAACAAGTGGAGTTACAATTAATGATACGACAGCAAACTTTACTGTAGGAGATAAATCTTACGGTGTAATTTTGTCAAATCCAGGAATGAGCAGAACAAATGTTTACTCAAATTCTGCTTCATCAAATGTAACTTTAGGAAAAGAGGCGACTTTCATTTATGCAGAAGGAGCGTCAAGAGTTACAAATAACGCAGCAATTACATCTGGAACAAATGGGAAAATTATCGCAATTTATGGAAAAGATGGTGCAAATATTGTAAATAACGGAATGATTGACTTGTCACAAGGGCTTGGAAATCAAGGTATTCTTGTTACAGGGGCATCTAATGCAGTAAATAGAGGAGTAATAAAAGTTGGAAAAACAGACAAGACAGATCCTGACAATATTATTTACGGAATTGGAATGGCAGCTGTAGGTGGAGCAAGTATTTCAAATGAGAGAGATATCCATGTTAGAGGAAACTTAAGTATCGGAATGTATGGAGATGATAGAGGAACAATATTAAGAAACTCTGGAAATATCTATTTAGATCCGTCAAGTGCGACAGCTTCTGATAAAGTTCAGACAATGATGGGAGTATTTGTAAATAACGGAGCAAAATTTGTAAACACAGGAAATATTACCACAACTGGCTCTTATCACGGAAATGACAATATTCAGGGACTTGTAGGAGTTGCTGTATTAAATGGAAGTACACTTGAAAATTATGGGAAAATTGATATTGATGCAGATAGCAGCTACGGTGTTTTAATTAAAGGGACTTCAAGTAATAAATCTATAATTAAGAACTATGGAGAAATTAACATAAGTGGATTGAAGTCTTATGGAGTTAGATATGATGCAGATTCTCAAGGAGTATCTGGAGATTTGCCAGTTGGAACAGCCGCTACTCCTGTAAATGTATTGCCATCCTTGAGTTCAGGAACTGGAACAATAACTTCTGCAAATGGAGCGAAAGACTACTATGCACCAACAGATCCAAGTAAAACTCTAGGTGGAGTGGGAATTGTTCAATTGCCAAATGGACGGCTTGCAATTCAGAGAAACGGTGTAACATTGGATGATAGCCAAGTTCAAACAATAGATTATGCTACTCCTCAGACAAACTACGCTTTTTCGAACTTTGGAGTTTATGTAGATACATTAGGAAGAACACGTCCAATTAATGTAAATGGAGCAAATTCTATCGGAATTAACAGTGATCTTTTAATTGGAACAGAATTTTCAGTGCTTACAAATGCTAAAGATGTAATTATTGGAAAACAAATACTGCAGCCGTTCTTGAATCAAATAAATGCTGGAATATTTAACTTTACTCCATATTCTGCTTCATTAACTTGGATGGCAACGCCTGAAGTTGATCCGTCTACACAGCAGATTACACGTGTGCTTATGACAAAGATTCCTTATACAGCCTTTGTTTCAACAACTTCAAACGAATTTAACTTTACTGACGGATTAGAGCAAAGATACGATGTAAACAGTTTGGACTCAAGAGAAAAAGGACTATTTAATAAATTAAATACTATTGGAAATAGTGAAGAAGCATTATTGGCCCAATCAATTGATGAAATGATGGGACATCAGTATGGGAACGTACAGCAAAGAATCTTTGAAACAGGTAATTTATTAAATAAAGAATTTGGATACTTAAGAAATGAATGGGATACAAAATCAAAAAATTCAAATAAGATAAAAGCGTTTGGAATGAAAGGCGAATATAAGACAGATACAGCTGGAATAATTGATTATAAAAATAAATCCTATGGATTTGCATATTTGAATGAAAATGAAACTATAAAACTTGGAGAGTCAGCAGGATGGTATGCAGGAGCTGTTAGAAACAAATTTGACTTTAGCGATATAGGTGGTTCAAAGGAAGAGCAGAATATCGTAAAAGCAGGTATATTTAAGTCAATGCCGCTTGGAAAAGATCATAACAACAACTTGAACTGGACTGTTTCAGCAGAAGGATTTGTAGGAACTGGTGAAATGAAGAGAAAATTCCTTGTTGTTGATGATATATTTGAAGCAAAATCTGAATATCATTCATACGGGTTTGGATTAAAAAATGAGCTTAGAAAAAATATTAGAACAAGTGAGCGAACAAGCATTTCTCCATACGGAAGCCTAAAATTTGAATATGGAAGATTTGACGGAATAAAAGAAGATACAGGACAAATGCGTTTAGAAATAAAAGCAAATGATTATTATTCAATAAAACCAGAAATTGGAGTAGAATTCAAATATCAGCAGCCAATGGCAGTAAAAACAAATTTTGTCGCCAAATTAGGACTTGCTTATGAAAATGA